From the Fusobacterium ulcerans ATCC 49185 genome, the window ATATTTAGGATAAATAAAAATAGTAAAATAGTAGAAAGAGTAGAAGACAGATCGTAAGTTACTCTATTCTCAAAATTGAAAAGGATTGATTTCTGCACCTTGCATAAGTCAGTCCTTTTATAATAAAAATTTTTAAGAAAAATAAATGGTGGGAAGTGTACTATATATATACTTTTAATATTATTTTTAAATTAAATGATAAAAAAATTGAAAATTATTGTTGACTTAACTACAGAAATGTTGTATCTTGTAGTAAGAACTACAAAGATAAAGGGAGGGTGTAATATGAGAAAGCCTATAATTGGTATAACTTCAGCACATGAAAAGGAAGAAGGGTTAAGAAATTATCATAGAACTACATTGAGCATAGACTATACAAAAGCAGTAGTTGCAGGGGGAGGAATTCCTTTGGTTATTCCTGTAACTGATAATATAGAAATAATAAAAGCCCAATTAGAATTGATAGATGGATTGCTTTTATCAGGTGGAGCAGATTTGAATCCTTTCTTATATGGACAGGATTTTAAAGAGGGGATAAATGTAATATCACCTGAAAGAGATACTTACGAAATGATGATATTAGAAGAATTTTTGAAAACTAAAAAACCTATATTGGGAATATGCAGAGGACATCAGCTTATAAATATCTACTTCAATGGAACATTATTTCAAGATCTAAGATATTATGGAAAGGAAGTTCAAAAACATAGACAGGATCTTTATCCTGAACTGGCTACACACAGAGTAAATATTGTGGAAGAGGACAACATACTTTTTGAGCTGTATGGTAAAGAGATAGCTACTAACTCATTCCATCATCAGATTATAGATAAACTTGGAGAAGGACTTACTACAATAGCTACTGCCAATGATGGAGTAATAGAAGCTTTTCAAATGAAAGCACATAAATTCCTTTATGGTATTCAATGGCATCCTGAAATGATGACTGCTAGAGGAAATATGGAAATGAAAAAAATATTTGAAAAATTTGTAGCAAGTTGTGAGGTAAAATAGATGCATATATTCACAAATGGGAAAATATATTCTTTTGACTCAGATAATAATATATATGAAGCAATAGCTGTAGAAGATGGAAAGATAATAGCTGTTGGAAAGACAGAGGAAGTATTAAAAGAATTTGAAGCTAGAAAAGATAAAGTTGTTATCAACTTGAAAGGGAAAACAGCAGTGCCAGGATTCAATGACAGTCATGTACATTTTATGAATTATGGATATACTGGTAAAAAAATAAGATTAAATGATTGCAAAAATATAGAGGAACTTATTACCCTTGGAAAAGAAACTTCACCTTATGGGGGATGGATACTGGGAAGAGGATGGAATCAGGACCTTTTTATAGGGGGGAAGAGAATACCTGAAAAAAGTGATCTAGATAAAATATCTACAGAGATACCTGTATGCTACACAAGAGCCTGTGGACATGTAGCTGTAATCAACAGCAAAGCTATGGAACTTTGTGGTATAACACCAGAAACAGAATGTTTTGGTGGAGATATAGATTATGAAAAAGGAATATTTACAGAGAATGCGCTGTATCTTGTGTACTCACATATCTCTAAACTTTCTCTTGAGGAAATGAAAGAGATAATTCTGGAAACTCAGGAAAAATTTCTGGCAATGGGAATAACTTCTGTACAGACAGATGACTTTGAATCATTTCCAGATAAGGACTTCAAAAAAGTTATACAAGCTTATGAAGAACTTAAACAAGAGGGAAAATTAAAAATGAGAGTATATGAACAGGGGCTTATGCCTGTAAAAGAAAGAATAAAAGAGCTGTCTGAATACAAATACTTCACTGGAACTGGTGATGAAAGATTCAAAATGGGACCTATAAAGCTTCTGCTAGATGGATCACTGGGAGGAAAAACTGCTTTGCTGCAAATGCCTTATGCTGGGGAAAAGGAAAATAAAGGGGTAGTGACATATACACAGGAAGAGTTTGATGAAATAGTAAAATATGCAGATTCATTGGAGTATCAAATAGCAGTGCATGCTATAGGAGATGGAGCTGTAAAAATGGCATTAGACAGTTTTGAAAAACTTCCTGAACTCAACAGAAAAAGACATGGAATAGTTCACTGTCAGATAACTACAATGGAGCTTATAGACAGAATAAAAGAGTTGGATATTATAGTGTATATACAGCCAATATTTCTGGACTATGATCTGCACATAGTAGAAGACAGAGTGGGATATGAAAGAAGTCTGGAATCATACGCATGGAGAACTATGCTTGATAAAGGGATAAGATTATGTTTTGGTTCAGATGCTCCTGTAGACAGTGCAGATGTAATAAGGTCAATACATTGTGCAGTGAACAGACAGGATATTAATTTTTATCCTGAGAAGGGATGGCTTCCAAATGAAAAAATATCTGTGGAAGAGGCAGTGAGATGCTATACAGTAAACAGTGCTTATGCATCTTTTGAAGAAAATATAAAGGGTAGTTTGAAAAAAGGCAAACTGGCAGATTTTGTTGTATTAGATAGAGATATATTCACTATTGAAAAAAGTCAGATACTTTCTACTAAGATTGATTCAACAATCATAGGTGGAGAGATACTATATATAAATATTTAAGGGGGTATAAAAATGTTGGCGTATTTTGAAGCTTTGGTTGGTTTCCTATGGGGATTGCCTATAATTGTAATCATTTTAGGAACAGGATTTTATTTCACTTTTAAAACTGGATTTTTCCAAGTATTTCATCTTAAGCATATTTTCTCTGAAACTATATGCAAGATAATTAAAAAGGGAAATAAGGCAGAGGGAGAAGGAAAAGGACTTATTACTCCATTTGAAGCAGTTGCAACAGCAATTGGGGGATCTGTTGGAGTAGGTAACATCGGAGGAGTTGCTACTGCCATGGCAGTAGGAGGCCCA encodes:
- a CDS encoding gamma-glutamyl-gamma-aminobutyrate hydrolase family protein gives rise to the protein MRKPIIGITSAHEKEEGLRNYHRTTLSIDYTKAVVAGGGIPLVIPVTDNIEIIKAQLELIDGLLLSGGADLNPFLYGQDFKEGINVISPERDTYEMMILEEFLKTKKPILGICRGHQLINIYFNGTLFQDLRYYGKEVQKHRQDLYPELATHRVNIVEEDNILFELYGKEIATNSFHHQIIDKLGEGLTTIATANDGVIEAFQMKAHKFLYGIQWHPEMMTARGNMEMKKIFEKFVASCEVK
- a CDS encoding amidohydrolase, yielding MHIFTNGKIYSFDSDNNIYEAIAVEDGKIIAVGKTEEVLKEFEARKDKVVINLKGKTAVPGFNDSHVHFMNYGYTGKKIRLNDCKNIEELITLGKETSPYGGWILGRGWNQDLFIGGKRIPEKSDLDKISTEIPVCYTRACGHVAVINSKAMELCGITPETECFGGDIDYEKGIFTENALYLVYSHISKLSLEEMKEIILETQEKFLAMGITSVQTDDFESFPDKDFKKVIQAYEELKQEGKLKMRVYEQGLMPVKERIKELSEYKYFTGTGDERFKMGPIKLLLDGSLGGKTALLQMPYAGEKENKGVVTYTQEEFDEIVKYADSLEYQIAVHAIGDGAVKMALDSFEKLPELNRKRHGIVHCQITTMELIDRIKELDIIVYIQPIFLDYDLHIVEDRVGYERSLESYAWRTMLDKGIRLCFGSDAPVDSADVIRSIHCAVNRQDINFYPEKGWLPNEKISVEEAVRCYTVNSAYASFEENIKGSLKKGKLADFVVLDRDIFTIEKSQILSTKIDSTIIGGEILYINI